One window of Phycodurus eques isolate BA_2022a chromosome 8, UOR_Pequ_1.1, whole genome shotgun sequence genomic DNA carries:
- the fam32a gene encoding protein FAM32A-like, whose protein sequence is MSEYDHVQKSALKIKGVGSVSSGKKKKKKDKESKQRMEQMATNQNDEEVNAKRAYIDKRTPAQMAFDKMQEKRQMERILNKASKTHKHRVEDFNRHLDNLTEHYDIPKVSWTK, encoded by the exons atgtCGGAGTATGACCATGTCCAGAAAAGTGCACTGAAGATTAAGGGCGTGGGGAGCGTTTCTTCTGGCAAAAA gaagaagaagaaggacaaGGAGAGCAAACAGCGCATGGAGCAGATGGCCACCAATCAGAACGATGAGGAGGTGAACGCCAAACGGGCGTATATTGACAAAAGGACACCAGCGCAAATGGCCTTTGACAAGATGCAAGAAAAGAGG CAAATGGAGAGAATTTTAAACAAAGCCTCCAAGACACACAAGCACCGAGTAGAG GACTTCAATCGCCACCTGGATAACCTGACAGAACATTATGATATCCCGAAAGTCAGCTGGACCAAATAA
- the LOC133406377 gene encoding cytochrome c oxidase assembly factor 7 gives MAGLINFEDEKEVEQFLDNLGVEYSYQCYKDNDPEGCQRLADYMEGVKRNYEATAKVLKHNCDKHTHAESCYKLGAYHVTGKGGMSKCLRSAYSCFLRACNAGGKKSIDACHNVGLLAHDGRAIEGGAPDLDAARRYYENACAGGFAPSCFNLSTLYIEGNTKGVKPDMATALKYAKRACELGHVWGCANASRMYRLGDGTEKDDKKAEELKNRARELHGLQKEKQLKFGE, from the exons ATGGCGGGACTCATCAACTTTGAAGATGAGAAAGAAGTGGAGCAGTTTCTGGACAATCTGGGTGTGGAGTACAGCTACCAGTGTTACAAGGATAACGACcctgaag GATGCCAGAGGTTAGCAGACTACATGGAAGGAGTGAAGCGAAACTATGAGGCCACTGCCAAAGTGCTCAAACATAACTGTGACAAACATACGCATGCAGAGAGCTGCTACAAGCTGGGGGCTTACCATGTTACAGGCAAAG GTGGCATGAGCAAGTGCCTGAGAAGTGCGTACTCGTGCTTCCTGCGAGCGTGCAATGCCGGCGGGAAGAAGTCCATCGACGCCTGCCACAATGTGGGCCTGCTGGCTCACGACGGGCGGGCCATTGAGGGCGGCGCCCCCGACCTGGACGCCGCCCGCCGCTACTACGAGAATGCGTGCGCGGGTGGCTTCGCCCCATCCTGCTTCAACCTCAGCACCTTGTACATTGAGGGCAACACCAAAGGGGTCAAGCCAGACATGGCGACGGCGCTCAAGTACGCCAAGCGGGCCTGCGAGCTTGGACACGTGTGGGGCTGCGCCAACGCCAGCCGCATGTACAGGCTGGGCGACGGCACTGAGAAGGACGACAAGAAGGCGGAGGAGCTGAAGAATCGGGCCCGGGAACTCCACGGTTTGCaaaaggagaagcagctcaAATTTGGGGAGTGA